In a genomic window of Streptomyces pristinaespiralis:
- a CDS encoding dihydrodipicolinate synthase family protein: MTATRATPTWTAERPWRGIMVATALPLRDDLSVDFDAYAEHVRRLVDEGCDGVVPNGSLGEYQTLTDDERARVVRTAVEAAGDGARVMPGVAAYGSAESRRWTEQAAQEGCGSVLLLPPNAYRADEQAVRAHYTEVARVGLPVVGYNNPIDTKVDLTPALLARLHADGSIVAVKEFSGDVRRAYEIGELAPDLDLLIGADDVLLELALAGAVGWIAGYPNAFPTTCAELYHAAVAGRLDLAVPLYKSLHPLLRWDSRTEFVQAVKESMDVVGRRGGPTRPPRMPLPAEARAAVRAATEKAVADGHH; encoded by the coding sequence ATGACCGCCACCCGAGCCACCCCCACCTGGACCGCCGAACGCCCCTGGCGCGGCATCATGGTCGCCACCGCCCTCCCCCTGCGCGACGACCTCTCCGTCGACTTCGACGCCTACGCCGAGCACGTTCGCCGGCTCGTCGACGAGGGCTGCGACGGCGTCGTGCCCAACGGCTCCCTCGGCGAGTACCAGACCCTCACCGACGACGAGCGTGCCCGTGTCGTCCGCACCGCGGTCGAGGCCGCGGGCGACGGCGCGCGCGTGATGCCCGGGGTCGCCGCCTACGGGAGTGCCGAGTCCCGCCGCTGGACGGAACAGGCCGCACAGGAGGGCTGCGGAAGCGTGCTGCTGCTGCCGCCGAACGCCTATCGCGCCGACGAACAGGCGGTGCGTGCCCACTACACGGAGGTCGCCCGCGTGGGGCTGCCCGTGGTGGGCTACAACAACCCCATCGACACCAAGGTCGACCTCACCCCCGCGCTGCTGGCCCGGCTGCACGCCGACGGCAGCATCGTGGCCGTCAAGGAGTTCAGCGGCGATGTGCGCAGGGCCTACGAGATCGGCGAACTCGCCCCGGACCTCGATCTGCTGATCGGCGCGGACGACGTGCTGCTGGAGCTGGCCCTCGCCGGAGCGGTCGGCTGGATCGCCGGCTACCCGAACGCCTTCCCCACCACCTGCGCCGAGCTCTACCACGCCGCCGTCGCCGGGCGGCTCGACCTCGCGGTGCCCCTCTACAAGTCACTGCATCCGCTGCTGCGCTGGGACTCCAGGACCGAGTTCGTGCAGGCCGTCAAGGAATCCATGGACGTCGTCGGCCGTCGCGGCGGTCCGACCCGACCGCCGCGTATGCCGCTGCCCGCCGAGGCGCGGGCCGCAGTGCGCGCGGCGACCGAGAAGGCCGTCGCCGACGGCCACCACTGA